The genomic DNA CCGCATCGGCCTGATCCGCGTTGGCAGTGTTGGGGCAGTTGTCGCACACATCACCGACACCATCCGCATCCACATCCGCCTGATCCGGGTTCGGGGTTACCGGGCAGTTGTCATCGTCATTAGGGGTGCCATCGCCATCGTCGTCGTCTTCACAGACGTCGCCAACCGTATTGCCATCCGCATCTTCCTGACCCGGATTGGCCACCAGCGGACAGTTATCACAGACATCACCAATGCCGTCACCGTCACCATCTTCCTGGCCCGGGTTCGGGATTACCGGACAGTTATCGGTATCATCGGGGATACCATCACCGTCTTCATCATCCGTACAGGCATCACCGATACCATCACCGTTGCTATCGAGCTGATCCACGTTCGGTACCAGCGGACAGTTGTCAGTATCATCCGGAATACCATCTCCATCGGTGTCGTCTTCACAGGCGTCACCGATACCATCGCCATCAATATCGCTCTGATCAGAATTGGGCACCGTGGGGCAGTTGTCTTCATCATCGGGAATACCGTCATTGTCCTGATCGGAAATTCTCGACCCCGGGGTATTGCCATTGCTATCACCTTCCGCTTCACAGCCAGCCAGACCAAAGGCCAGGGTGGCTGCGAGCAGCATGGCGAACAAGGTTTTCATATAGGTACTCATTGTTCGTCTCCTACTGCTCGCTGACGCGGAATTCCACACGGCGGTTCATGGCACGGCCTGACTGATTTTCGTTGCTGGCGATCGGTTCCAGTTCACCGTAACCGCGAGCGGTGAGGCGATCAGCATCGATGCCCTGATCAATCAGATACTGGCGTACGGATTTGGCACGCTTATCAGACAGACTTTCGTTGTAAGACGCTGAACCGGTGCTGTCGGTATGGCCGGCAATCTCAACCTTGAAGTCATCCTGGGCTTTCAGCGCTTTGGCTACCCGGTCCAGAGACGGGCGGGAGCTGGCAGTGATCTCTGCGGAGTTCAGTTCAAAGTTGATATTGTTGAAGGTGATGGTCTGATTCATGATCATGCAACCATCAGAATCGACTTTGGCGCCCTCAATGGTATCCGGGCACTTGTCGCGGTCATCCGGTACACCGTCGCCATCACTGTCGATGAAGGGCTTCTCGACGATTTTTTCCACTTCCTTGGTTTCATAGACGATCTTCTCGACTTCCACCACTTTGGTCACGCCCAGTGGAATTTCCAGACCCAGAGAGAAGCGCCAGTCGTTGAAGCCGCCCTCGTCCTCGGAAAGGGTGCCGGTCACGCCATCAAAATCGTCATACATGTAACGGGCTTCAGCACGCAGCTTCAGGCCGTTATCGAAGATCGGGCCGGTCACCGCACCAATACCCACATTGGCGTGCAAGTCGGTACCATCATCATCATCAGGAACAACGTCATTGTAGATGGCACCGATATTGGCAAGCACAAACGGGGTAAAGCCCTCACGATCGCCGAAGGCATAGGCGATGCCGGTGCTCAATGCATACTGGTAAAAATCCGTGCCACCATCAACATCGGTATCAAGACCATAGGTAGCACCTTCAGTCTCCCACCACCAGTGCTCGGAAAGCTCACGGCCGTAGATCAGGCTTGCGCCGAGACCATTGCGGGAAATTTCCCGATCTTCGTCGAGCACCAGGTAGCTTGCCATGGGCGCCAGATACTGGCGTGTAGAGTCACCTGCCTTGTCTTCTGCCAAGGCCTGATTTGCCATAGCCACAGAAAGCGCAAGAGCTGAGAGTCGAATGCATCCTTTCATGATTACCCCCCTCGGGTATGATTGATCTGTGCAATTATTGAAATAGCATTGGGGGCGCTTTAAAACCATCAACGAGTGCCGTTACGTTGCTTTAATGTTGCCAATTGGTTGCTGGCGCCCTATTTTGTTTCTGAGCGTATCCTTTCGTATCAAAGCGAGGAAAATGGCGCCGTTTCAAGGGGTAGATTTCACAACAACCCCAATTGTGGCACGATAGTGCAAACTATCTGGAACACCATTTCCCATGCGAACACTGCGCATCCGCTATTTACTGCTACTACTCTTGTTTACCGGTATTCTCGTTGGCCTGCTGCACACGGCCTGGCCTTTCCTGTTTTACCCCAACAAGAACCTGTCTTTCTCTTTCCCAGTACAACCGATCACAGCCGACAACGCCACAGCAAAAGCCGGTATTGCTGAACGAGACATTACGCCGCCTGTCGGCATACCCAAGTTCGGTTATTCCGCCTGGGCAAAAAATGCCGACGGCTTCCGCACTCGCCTGAAGGCCAGGGCCTTCTACCTGAAAGGTCCCGGGCAAACCCCGCTTGCCATCGTGCAGCTGGATCTTGGCTCCGGTTCGCTAGTGCTGCGTCACCGGGTGGCAGAACTGATCGCTAATAACACCGATATTCCTGCCCATGCCCTGACCCTGCTGGTTACTCACACCCACTCCGGTCCCGGTCAGTATCTGGGTAGCGATTTCTACAATGTTTTCGGCAGCAATAAACCCGGCTTCGACCCGGCCCTGTTCGAGTTTCTCAGCCAACGCATTGCCGATACCGTCATTGAGGCCTATGAATCCCGCCGCGAAGCCCGTTTTGCAGTGGGCCAGAGCGACCTGTTCGGCTTTACCCGCAACCGCTCCATCGAGGCCTGGGCCAATAATTTTCCTGACCAGAATCACCGCAACGCCGACCCCATGCAGGCGGTGAATCCCACCATGACCCTGCTGCGCATTGATCAGCGCCAGGGCAACGGTTTTGTACCCGCCGGCGCACTCAGCCTCTACTCGATCCACGGCACCGCCATTCCACCCTTTACTCGCCCCTACCATGCGGATGTCTGGCACTGGATCAGCGAGGAACTGGAAGCCGAACTGGCGGACGACTCCCCGGATTTCATCCATGGCGCCGCCCAGGCAACCCACGCGGATAACAACCCGGCCTGGAAAGAGAATTTGCGTGGTGACCTTGAAGCCGAACGTATCGGCAAGGCACTGGGGAAACATGCGTCCAGACTTTTTCATTCATTGGAAAGTCAGCTTACTGACAGCCTCAGCACCGCCGTCGCCAGCCGCCAGCTGGACCTGCTAGACGATATTGATACCGGCCGCTTCGGACTCTGCGAACGGGCCATCGCTGGCGCCTCCGTGGCCGGCGCCGCCAACGGTGACGAAGTCTTTCCGATTTCCTACCTGCCCTTCCTGGCGGAAGACTGGCCACGGCAGGTGTTTACCGATAACTGCCAGGGCGTCAAACAATGGATGCTATCCAAGCTGCAATTGCTGTTGCCGGCCGAGCGCTTTCCGCACCAGGCCCTGTTCCAGGTCGTGCGCATCAACGACCTGGTGCTGGTCCCCTTACCCTGGGAAATCACCCTGGAAAGCGGCAACAGACTCCGCCAGGCGGTGGCGAACACCCTGCCCGATGGCAGCGACTGGAAGGTGGAAATTTCCAGTCTGGCCAATGGCTACTTCGGCTATGCCGTCACTCCGGAAGAATATGCGCTCCAGTATTACGAGGGCGGTCACACCCTCTATGGGCCGCATACCCTGGATTTTCTCATTCAGCAAAGCACAGCACTGAGCCGGGACCTTCAGCAACACGGCGACATCAACGACATTCCGCAACGCCAGACGTTTTCCCTGCTCAGCCGGCAATACTTCCCGGACTCTCTGGCAGGCTCGAGCGCTCGGCGCTGGTTAAGCGAACCGCAACACCATGAGGGTCATGCCACCACCGGCCCTTACTGGAGCCTGCTGCTTACAGCGGAACCGGCCAACCAACTGGCACTGGATCGTCCGCTACTGACCGTCCACTGCGACAATGGCGTCATCAGCGATGACAGCGCCGAGCTGCAGCTGTTGCATCAGGAGGACACAGATAATGAAACCGGGCGCTATGAGGTGCGCTGGTATCCCGCCACCCCCTTACCTTCCGGGTCCTGTCGTTTTGCGGTTAGCACCGCTGACCAGCAGCAACCGGTGTTCTCCGCGCCGTTGCCCTAGCTCGTGCAAACAACACGGAGCCAGCCTTGTTCCTCGAGGCCGCTCAGTGTTTCGCTGACGACCCTGTCACAACCACAGCCGCAAGACGGCCGTTAGCGGATGAGCCCTGGCAACCGCACTGCTACACTGAAGGCGTGCTACAAGCCGCTTTTTCTCCCGGAGATCCGCCATGCGCCCGTTGCTTCGCTTTCTGTTACCTGCCCTGCTCGTTGCCGGCTGTGCCAGCACTACCCAAGTGACAACTCGCTTC from Alcanivorax sp. includes the following:
- a CDS encoding neutral/alkaline non-lysosomal ceramidase N-terminal domain-containing protein; translation: MRTLRIRYLLLLLLFTGILVGLLHTAWPFLFYPNKNLSFSFPVQPITADNATAKAGIAERDITPPVGIPKFGYSAWAKNADGFRTRLKARAFYLKGPGQTPLAIVQLDLGSGSLVLRHRVAELIANNTDIPAHALTLLVTHTHSGPGQYLGSDFYNVFGSNKPGFDPALFEFLSQRIADTVIEAYESRREARFAVGQSDLFGFTRNRSIEAWANNFPDQNHRNADPMQAVNPTMTLLRIDQRQGNGFVPAGALSLYSIHGTAIPPFTRPYHADVWHWISEELEAELADDSPDFIHGAAQATHADNNPAWKENLRGDLEAERIGKALGKHASRLFHSLESQLTDSLSTAVASRQLDLLDDIDTGRFGLCERAIAGASVAGAANGDEVFPISYLPFLAEDWPRQVFTDNCQGVKQWMLSKLQLLLPAERFPHQALFQVVRINDLVLVPLPWEITLESGNRLRQAVANTLPDGSDWKVEISSLANGYFGYAVTPEEYALQYYEGGHTLYGPHTLDFLIQQSTALSRDLQQHGDINDIPQRQTFSLLSRQYFPDSLAGSSARRWLSEPQHHEGHATTGPYWSLLLTAEPANQLALDRPLLTVHCDNGVISDDSAELQLLHQEDTDNETGRYEVRWYPATPLPSGSCRFAVSTADQQQPVFSAPLP
- a CDS encoding thrombospondin type 3 repeat-containing protein, with translation MSTYMKTLFAMLLAATLAFGLAGCEAEGDSNGNTPGSRISDQDNDGIPDDEDNCPTVPNSDQSDIDGDGIGDACEDDTDGDGIPDDTDNCPLVPNVDQLDSNGDGIGDACTDDEDGDGIPDDTDNCPVIPNPGQEDGDGDGIGDVCDNCPLVANPGQEDADGNTVGDVCEDDDDGDGTPNDDDNCPVTPNPDQADVDADGVGDVCDNCPNTANADQADADEDGTGDVCDADGFSCSAGGAFEPLTAANFGATGTTFGVCVGCGVTGPELAIDEMNSTFSEMTLAVNVAGGARLTVTESTNTNFSGLVNIGFVTSNPSTGLLDLGALGDFLTLRLYDDGVEVDSFTVGGGVLALDVAGLLGDSGQTFISTEVDADATAFDAVALEFGGLVSADSELRVHDTCIQQL
- a CDS encoding OmpA family protein → MKGCIRLSALALSVAMANQALAEDKAGDSTRQYLAPMASYLVLDEDREISRNGLGASLIYGRELSEHWWWETEGATYGLDTDVDGGTDFYQYALSTGIAYAFGDREGFTPFVLANIGAIYNDVVPDDDDGTDLHANVGIGAVTGPIFDNGLKLRAEARYMYDDFDGVTGTLSEDEGGFNDWRFSLGLEIPLGVTKVVEVEKIVYETKEVEKIVEKPFIDSDGDGVPDDRDKCPDTIEGAKVDSDGCMIMNQTITFNNINFELNSAEITASSRPSLDRVAKALKAQDDFKVEIAGHTDSTGSASYNESLSDKRAKSVRQYLIDQGIDADRLTARGYGELEPIASNENQSGRAMNRRVEFRVSEQ